The Danio aesculapii chromosome 8, fDanAes4.1, whole genome shotgun sequence genome window below encodes:
- the LOC130233990 gene encoding intraflagellar transport protein 122 homolog, giving the protein MRAVPTWIDKVHDRDKVEQCIYDLAFRPDGSQLIVAAGNRVLVYDTADGTLIQPLKGHKDTVYCVAYARDGKRFASGSADKSIIIWTSKLEGILKYTHNDSIQCVSYNPVTHQLASCSSGDFGLWSPEQKSVSKHKVSSKITCCGWTNDGQYLALGMMNGVVSIRNKNGEEKVKIERPGGSSSPVWSIAWNPSKDEHNDILAVADWGQKLSFYQLSGKQIGKDRPLTFDPCCVSFFSKGEYMVLCGSDRQAALYTRDGVRLGSIAEQNAWVWSCRVKPDSNYVVVGCQDGTIAFFQLIFSTVHGLYKDRYAYRDSMTDVIVQHLITEQKVSELGHSRAVAVRMRSGSPQISSSSSSAYSGKPETRRPCSSSSSSGGEEELSGRTQTKCPLSEPPDTASGRRPPAPRHTALSRSISGESNTISRVSE; this is encoded by the exons ATGAGGGCCGTTCCTACATGGATAGATAAAGTCCACGACCGGGACAAGGTGGAGCAGTG catttATGATCTGGCCTTCAGACCCGACGGCTCTCAGCTCATCGTTGCGGCTGGAAACAGAGTTCTG gtgtATGACACTGCAGATGGGACGCTCATCCAGCCGCTGAAGGGCCACAAAGACACTGTGTACTGCGTCGCTTACGCCAGAgatg GGAAGCGATTCGCCTCTGGTTCCGCAGATAAGAGCATCATCATCTGGACCTCAAAACTGGAGGGAATCCTCAAATACAC gcacAATGACTCGATCCAGTGCGTCAGCTACAACCCCGTCACACACCAGCTGGCCTCCTGCTCCTCTGGAGACTTTG GGCTGTGGTCTCCGGAGCAGAAGTCTGTGTCCAAACACAAAGTGAGCAGTAAGATCACCTGCTGTGG GTGGACGAATGACGGTCAGTATCTGGCTCTGGGAATGATGAACGGAGTGGTCAGCATCAGGAATAAGAACGGAGAGGAGAAAGTGAAGATCGAGCGTCCAGGAGGCTCTTCATCACCTGTCTGGTCCATCGCCTGGAACCCCTCCAA ggatgAGCACAATGATATCCTGGCGGTTGCAGATTGGGGACAGAAGCTCTCCTTCTACCAGCTGAGCGGGAAACAG ATTGGGAAGGACCGGCCGCTGACCTTTGACCCCTGCTGCGTCAGCTTCTTCTCTAAGGGGGAGTATATGGTGCTGTGCGGCTCCGACAGGCAGGCGGCGCTCTACACTCGAGACGGGGTCCGGCTGGGCAGCATCGCGGAGCAGAACGCCTGGGTCTGGAGCTGCCGGGTCAAACCCGACTCCAATTATGTG GTTGTGGGCTGTCAGGATGGCACCATTGCCTTCTTCCAGCTGATCTTCAGCACGGTTCACGGCCTCTATAAGGACCGCTACGCCTACAGGGACAGCATGACGGACGTCATCGTGCAGCACCTCATCACGGAGCAGAAAG TGTCTGAGCTGGGTCACTCACGGGCGGTGGCGGTGCGGATGCGCAGCGGGTCCCCGCAGATCTCCAGCAGCTCCAGCAGCGCGTACAGCGGCAAACCGGAGACCCGCAGACCCTGCAGCTCCAGCAGCAGCTCCGGGGGTGAAGAGGAGCTCAGCGGCCGCACCCAGACGAAATGCCCGCTCTCAGAGCCTCCAGACACGGCCAGCGGCAGACGCCCGCCCGCCCCGCGCCACACCGCGCTCTCCCGCTCCATCTCAGGTGAGTCTAACACTATCAgtagagtgagtgagtga